Genomic DNA from Anabaena sphaerica FACHB-251:
AGATGTGATTTATAATCACCCAGGTTAGACTTTTCAAACATCCTCTTAAATTAAAGCTTCTTACTGCCTGTTTTTCCTATCTAAATCAATCACCCTTCGCATTCAAAGCGTATTCCTTAAACCTCTCCAAATCCGCTTGAATCGTAGACTCTACCACCCGTCCCAAAAATAAATTATCCATCAACTTACCAATAATTCCAGGGATAGCGTAGGAAATGGTCATTTTCACAATACTACCAGCATGACGATCATAAAAACGAATCGCCCCCTGATTTGGCAAACCATCAACCGATTCCCATTGAATAATTTGATTAGGAACAACTTTGAGAATGCGAGATTTCCAGCTAAAATCCAAACCTCCGGTACTCAATTTCCAAAGTGAAATTTCTGGATCATCTGGCAAAATCTTCACTGAATCAATCCATTTCATCCACTTTGGCATTTGTTCCAAATCAGACCATAACCCCCATACTAATTCTATGGGAGCTTCGACTTCTACCTGTACACTATGCTCTAACCATTCAGCCATATAGATTTTAGGTTTTAGATTTTAGATTTTAGATTTTAGATTGGTAATGGGTGATTAGTAATTCGGAACAACTCTTACCCAGTCCCCAGTCCCCAGTCCCCAGTCCCCAGTCCCCAGTCCCCAGTCCCCAGTCCCTATTTCTTCACACTTTCCAGAATCACCTTAGCCGCACGTCTTCCAGAAATGGTTGCACCTTCCATGCTGTCAATATAATCCTGTTGAGTGTAACTACCGGCTAGGAAAAAATTAGGTATCGGTGTTTTCTGATCAGGACGATAAGCGTCCATTCCTGGTGCTTCCCTGTACAAAGACTGAGCCAGTTTCACGACACTGTACCAAGTCATGTTTAAATCTCTTGACGAGGGGAACAATTCATGCACTTGTTTAAGGACGTGTTGAGCGATCGCTTCATTACTTTCTTTAATAAAAGGATCTCCCGGTGTCAACACCAGCTGCATCAATGAACCCTCCCCAGGACGATAATAATCTGCTGGACTAGTTAAAGCCAAATCAGCGAAACAAGAAAAATCAGCATCGGCGGTATATAACAAATTATCAATCCCCACCGCATGATTTAACTGTTTACGTTTTTCAGCATCTTCCAGTTCTGTCACCCAACCATCAAACCGTAGCTGCACTGTAGCGACTGGGACAGCATCAAGTTTATAAATGTTGTCAAATTCTGACCATTTTCGCCATGCTTGGGGTAAAACGCGCTGAATTCCCGGTACATCACAAGCGCAAACGTAAGCATCAGCCGTGATCAGTTCTTCTGTATCACCTTGGGCAACTACTATACCTGTAACGTGGGTTTCCGCTTCAGATTCAGCAAACTGAATTTCCCGCACTTGGCGACGGGTGTATATTTTTGTGCCTCTGGCTTCTAGATATTCAATAATTGGTTTGTGTAAATATTCGTGGGGTGAACCTTCCAGCATTCGCAAAATAGAAGCTTCAGTTCTGACAGCAAAAAACTGGAAAATTGTCAACATACAACGGGCAGAAATATGATCGCAATCAATAAAACCCAAAGCGTAAGCGATGGGGTTCCATAGGCGTTTGATGCTGCCTTTACTGCCTCCGTGACGATAGAACCAGTCAGAAAAGCTGATTTTGTCTAAATCGCGGATATTTCTCATTGCGCCCTCAAAGTCTACTAAACCCCTAACTATGGGGCTAGTTCCCAGAGCGATCGCATTTTGTAATTTATCTTGTAATGAAAGTTGAGAAGTGGTGAAAAATGCCTTTAAGCCATTAAAAGGCGCACCGGTGATGAAACGAAAATCTAACGCCCCAGTGCGTCCACCTTTATTAATAAAAGTATGACTATGTTCTTTAAGACGTAAATTTTCACCTGCTCCCACTTTTTCCATCAATTCAAACAGATTGTAGTAGCAGCCAAAAAATACGTGCAACCCCATTTCAATATGGTTGCCATCACTATCTACCCAACTGCCTACTTTACCACCAACAAACGGACGAGATTCAAAAATTTGTACCTCACAACCCGCATCAGCTAAATCGACGGCAGTTGCTAGTCCAGCTAGTCCTGCACCTACAATTGCAACACGCATTCCCAAGTTCCTTTATTGCTTACGCCAAGCTGCGCTATCAGTTTCTTTACAAATTGTAACTGGCTTGGTGTCGGAATTGGCTATTGATTGGGAATTGGGGACTATTGATAGGTGATAGGTGACAGGTGACAGGTGACAGAGAATCAGTTTTTCTCAAGTACCCATTACCAATTACCCATTACCCATTACCCATTTCAACCTTTCTCCTTAGTATCTTCAGAGAGAGGTAAACTTCTAATCAATTCTCGAATGACATCAGTAGCAGGTCTACCTGTCTGTTGACAATATTTTTCTAATTTTTCCGCTTCCTGTGTTGCTAGGTTAACGGTTATACGTTTAACAGCCCATTTTTTATTAGTCATTATCATGCAACTTGCTATGTGTTAACGGTTATCAAAAAGAATCCAATTGTAAAAGGAAAAAATGATAGTATCAGAGATTGCCTCAAAGAAATAGGAAGATCATAAAATATAACTAAGAATTCTCGGTAAAGTTCGGTAAAGAATAGATAAAGTCAACGAATCAACTTGATCTTTTTAACAACAAATTATGCAGCAATTATCATAAGAGTTCATTGTAGAAAACCACAGATTAAACCTGAATTAGTGAACTCAGTGTAGATTTGATGTTTATCTGTGGTAACTACATAGAGGATTATTCAAATTCCAGTTGAGGCATAAGTTGGAGAGTACCAATACCTAAATCTTGGGAAGAGAGCGATCGCGCTTCAAACAAAGCCATCATATCTTTTAACTGCGGATTACCACGAGAAGCCCCGGTCAGTCCCTTAGCAATAATCAAGCCGCAATAACCATTGGTAAGCTGACACCGCTGATTCCATTTTTTCCTGGCTTCAACATGAGTCGGGTCTTGATCTAAAAATTCCCCAAACAGGAACAGATCCCCATTTTCTGTTTGTAACAAACCCAAATCATATCGCTCACCATCTAAAGGATTAGCACCAGGATTAAAGCAAATGGCGTTCAATCCCCCAGCAGCCTGAATATTTTCAATGACAGTTTTAGCTTTGGGACGGGAAGTTTGAATCAAAATCACGGGTAAGCCATCACCCGTTTGATTGATTTCCTGTACTGCATGGTAATTTACTTCCTGACGTAAAGACTTCAACATCTCCCAAGAAATCACACCCAAGCTCAGGAACGAGTCTTCTGGGATCAAGTCATCCCGCAATGACCGAAACTCGGTAGCATCCAAATCCTCTTCATCTGAGATATCAAAGCCTGCCATTTCTTCTAACTCTGCTGCCAATTCTGGCATAGTAGAGACAGTCACAGACACTGATTTAGTAGCTTCATCTGGATGAGGTAGAGAAATGCGATAACGTCGATTGATGACGGGAAAGTCTTCTTCGTACAACTGATGACGATAATCACGGACAAAGCGGATCAAGCTTTCGATCGCCACATACATTACCAATGCTTCTTCGTCATACAAAACCGAGCGCAATCCTTCTAAGGGGTGAATATTACCAAAGGTAGGTTCAATTTCCGATAGCGGTAAATCTGCTAAATCTTCATCCTCATCTTCATCTTCGTCAACTTGATCAAAGGTGAGAAATAAGCAATCTTGCTTCAGGAAAGCTGCTTCTAAACCGTGGCCAGATTCTTCATCCTGTAAAACATCTGCACGAAACCGCTTCAAAGAATCCTCTGAACGATAGAACAAAACACCATACTCCATCCCCAGCATTCCCATGACTGAGGCATAAAGTGTCCCCACATCCCATTTATTGATTTCTATTGATAAAATTTGCTGTTCTTCCAGAAAGTTCCAAGGTGCTGCTTCCCAAACTGCAAACGCCTTCTCATTCAGAATTTGTGCATATTGTGGAGGTAAATCGGGAATTTGGCTATCGAGAATATCGGCAAAAGAGCGAAATAGTTCATCAATTAAAGGTAATTCCGGTGCGTAGTCAATAGCAATGTCCAAATCTTGCAAAACTCCGCGCAGGTAAAATTGAATTTCCCTGTCTTTCACCACAATTCTCTGAGGTCTAGCGGGTTTAGCTGGACTTTGTGGATGCTCCATTGCTCGCATTAAAGTACGAACTATGGCTTCGGGTCCCAGGTCTGGAGATACCACATCCATACCTCTGACAATACCTTGAGAGCCATCCACCCAGAGAATACATTCACCCTTGGACTCTTCTGAGTCTCTGGATGGGGTTGATGATGACAACGGACGGCGATCGCCCTCCCATATAGAAGGAATTTGGGTTAATTTCTTCAACCGACGACTGGTAGAGCGATTAAAACTTGTCATAGAGTAAGTTAATCAAAAAAAAGCAAATTAGAAGTAAACTGTGGGGAATGGCTAAAATTCGGATCAAATTTTCCCTGCTGTACCTGAAGAGTGGTTGCTGCTCAGACGGCTTGTGGCTGAAAAAGAGAAAAATACCCCATCTCTAAATACACCGAACCTCTCAATTCTAGAATAAAAATCCTTCTCTGCTGTTGACAAAGTGTTGAGAATTTAGCGTCTAGACCTATCAATGCCGCTAGAATAGAACAAAACTAGAAAAAGCAACCCCACGGCTGTCAACAGCATATACAGGGTCATATTTAGACTAATTAAGGAGTGAAAACAGCAGATGACACAAGCAACCCAAACTCAAGAACGTGGCATTTTGTTGAGTGAAGCAGCATTGCGCCAGGTAAAAACTCTTCAAGCCAATCAAGGCCAAGATTTATGTTTACGGGTAGGAGTCCGTCAAGGTGGTTGCTCTGGAATGTCTTACATGATGGATTTTGAGGACATCAGCAAAATCACCCCACAGGATGATGTCTTTGATTATGATGGTTTCAAAATAATCTGCGATCGCAAGAGCCTATTATATCTCTATGGCTTGATGCTCGATTACAGTGATGCCATGATTGGTGGAGGTTTTCAATTCACTAACCCCAATGCTTCCCAAACCTGCGGTTGCGGCAAATCCTTCGGAGTGTAATATAGTCAATGGTCAGATGTCAGTAAGAAAAGGCAATAGGCAATAAGCAATAGGCAATAGTTCCTAAATTTTGACTTTTGAATTAACCTGTTCCCTGTTCCCTGTTCCTTGTTCTCAATGACTAATGACCAATGACTAATGACAAATGACTAATGACTAATGACCAATGACTATCACAATTGAAGAACTGTTTGATACAGGTTTAGAACGCTATAAAGCAGGAGAATCACCAGAAACGCTCATCCCTGTATTTAAAGAGGTGTGCGATCGCTCTCCTAAAGCCAGTTCCGCTTGGATTTGTCTAGCGTGGTTGTACCTCTTAGATAACAAAGCCAAATTAGCTTACACAGCCGCAAACAAAGCAGTAAAATTAAATCCCCAAGACCCACAAGCCAGAATTAATCTCGCTTTAGCCATGTTAGAAACCGGTCAGAAAGGTTTGCGAGAACACATTGACTTTGCACAACAGTTGATTTTTGTCAACAAAGAATGGGAAGAAGAAGTTAAAAACAGCATTGAAGACGGTTTAACCAGGAAACCCGATTGGCAAAGTTTGGCTAAAGTCAAAAAATGGCTATTTGAAGAATAATTCGTAATTCATAATTCATAATTCATAATTATGAATTATGATAATCAACTATAAAAGTTTATTCAATCAAGATGAAAGATAAATTGTTAAATTGGCTCAATATAATATTAGTTGCTGATGTTTTCCTGGTGATTTTAGGTTTTGTTTGGTTTGCTATAGCTGTTATTGGTAATGCGTCAGGAATCAACTTAGGTTTAGATTTATGGCATAAACTGTGGATACCACTATTTAACCCAGCTATTGGTATTTTGATGGGTGGGGCGCTCCTCAGTGGGATTACCAGTTGGGTTTCTAAGAAATTGATGAAAAATTAGTTATAGCAGGTAACAGGTGACAGGTGACAGTTAAGAGAGAATAGGGAATAGGGAATAATGATTTAATTACTAATAACCAATTACCAATTACCAATTACCAATTACCAATCACCAATTACCAATTACCCATTACCCATAACCAATTATTTCAAAATTTCCTTTAATGCAGATTGCAAATTTGGATATTGATAATTAAAACCTGAAGCTTGAGTGCGTTGAGGTAAAACCTTTTGTCCTTCTAAAACCACAATTGCCCCATCTCCCAACATTGCTTCTAAAGCAAAACCAGGCACAGGCAACCATGAAGGACGATTCATTACTTGTCCCATTGTATTGCTTAAATCTGCCATCCGCACAGGATTGGGAGCAGTAGCATTATAAACGCCTTGCATATTAGACTTAGTTAAAGCTTGAATAATCAAATTAACAATATCGTCTAAGTGAATCCACGAAAACCACTGCCGACCACTACCGATGGGACCACCTGCAAATAATTTGAACGGAGTAATCATTTTCCCCAAAGCGCCACCATGACCCAAAACAATACCAAAGCGCAAAATTACCAAGCGCACACCAGCATCTGCGACCTTTTGTGCTTCTGCTTCCCACTCTTGACACACTTGAGCCAGAAAGTCTTGACCTGAAGGGCTATTTTCTTCAAAAGTAGCAGTTTCACTAGTGCCGTAGTAGCCGATAGCCGAAGCGTTGACTAACACAGATGGTTTAGGGTTAGCCTTCGCTATAGCTTCCACAATTTTTTGTGTACCGAGTTTGCGGCTGTTGAGAATAGCTTGCTTACGTTCTGGTGTCCAACGTTCCTCAGCGATGGGTTCTCCTGCCAAATTTACCACACCATCACAACCAGCAACAGCATCTTGCCAAGCGCCGGATACACCTGGGGTATAGCCCAAAATTTCTACATTTGGGAAGGCCTGAGAGGGAAAAACCTTGTGGGCAGAATTGGTATTCCGGCTTAACACTAATACTCTATTACCTTCATCTTGCAGCCGTTTTACCAAACGACTACCGACAAATCCTGTTGCTCCCGTAATTGCTACTTTCATTTTTAACTTAAGCTAAAGCACATTGTACAGTCTTAACTGTTAACTTAATTTAACAATTTTTCAGCCTGTACTGCCTTGTTGTTAAGTTAATTTCTTTTCTGTCACCTGTCACCTGTATTTTGCTAACTTGCGTGTTCCCAGTCACTGAGTAATTCACGGTCTTGTTTTTTCGCTTTGCTTTTGCGAACTGGTACTTTAGGAGTACCAATATCAACAGGTGGAAAAGACTGTTTTGTCTTTTTGGCAGATTTATTTTCTTGTATGTTAGTCATGGTTCGATACCTTTGCTAAAAACTTCATTCCTAATTTACCAGATCAAGTTTTTCTCAACACATTCCGGAAGAAAGATTTTATTTTTTTGATCGAAAATTAATCAATAGACCGAATGGGGGAAATAGTGGGATGTGCTACAGAAAAACCTTGTCTTGTCGGTTGGATATTTCCTACCTCTACTTGAAAATTTATTTGCTGGCGCATCTTGCCAACTCTAGCTTCCAGAGTCCAATTACCAGGGCGTAAATGCCAAAATATCTCATTATTGGATTGTGTAGATAACTTTCGACCATTTAGCCACCACTCTACAGACTGATGAGAATTACCAGCAAGTTTAAATTCTAGTTTTTGCTGTCCTTCTGCGCTGGGAGACATTAGAAATAAATCCCCATCACGCGGAGATAAAATCCTGAATTCATCAGATGAAAAATTCGCTGCTGGTTGTTTTGCTAACCATTCATCATACACAGGTGATAAACGAAAATCAGCAGAATTTTCATAAGCGATTTTATCTTCTAGTGAGAAATATTCCTGTACTACTGAACTACAATCAGGTGTAGGCTTTAACCCTGTGTTAGCACAGATAGGTAACTGCACTAACCCCTTTGGTGGTGAAAAATCTGCGGGTGGTTGATTTTCATGCAGATGTAACATGATGCGATTCCATAACGGTGCAGCCCCGGTAACACCAGATACTTGACGCATGGGTTCACCGTTAAAGTTCCCTACCCAGGTAGCAACCGTGTAATCAGTGCTAAAGCCAACTGTCCATGTATCCCGATAATTGGAAGAAGTGCCAGTTTTGACAGCGACAGGGAAGGGCAAGTTTAATACTGAGTCTACACCAAAAGCAGTTGCACGGGCATAGCGATCGCTCAACATATTAGTAATTAATTGCCAGTTCTGGGGACTGGGGACTGGGGACTGGGGATTAGGGATTGGGGAATTATTTAATATAGTGATTAAAGGTGTATTTTTTCCCAACCGGGCCATAGTTAAATAAGCCCTTGCCAGTTCCCATAAACTCACTTCACCACTACCCAAAGTTAAACCCAAACCGTAATATTCAGCACTTTGATTTAAGTTTTCAAAACCCAACTCATGCAACCGATTTAATAAAGTTTGTACACCAACTTTTTCTAACACCTTCACCGCAGGTACATTTAACGAATTGGCTAAAGCAACTCTCACCCGGACCGGACCGAGAAAACTGTTAGTATAATCTGTAGGGCTATATAATTTCGCCCCCGGAATTGCGTAATGAGAAGGAACATCAGCCAAAATAGAATTAGGTTTAATTACGCCTTTTTCTAAAGCTAATTCATACACAAATGGCTTCAAAGTAGAACCAGGTTGACGCAAAGCTTGTACTCCATCATTTCGACCTAATTTCACATCATTAAAATAATCAGGTGAACCGACATAAGCTAAAACCTCCCCAGAGTAGTTGTCAATTACCACAGCAGCTGCATCATGGACATTGTTATCAGCAACAGAAACAATAACTTGTTGTACTTGTGCTTCTACAAATTGTTGTAAAGGGCGATTTATCGTAGTTTGAATAGGAAAAGATTCCAGTTCCCCTCCTTGCTTGCGGGGAGGGGTTAGAGGTGCGGTGTTTTGCTTTGCTAACCAAAACAAAAAATGAGGTGCAGCAATAATTCCCTGTTCACGAGATTGAAATACAACTTTTTCTTTATATATACGTTCAGCTTCTGCACTAGAAATATATCCATCTTTTACCATTTGATTTAAAACATATTTCTGCCTTTGCTTTAATCGTTGCCAATGTTGGTATGGATTAAAATAAGTAGGATTATTAGGAATAGACGCTAACAGCGAAGCTTGGGCAATATTTAAATCACTCGCAGAAATAGAAAAATAAATTTGCGCTGCTGCTTCCACACCATAAATATTTCCCCCCATCGGTAGACGATTAATATAAGCAGAGAGAATTTCATCTTTATTCATTCCTGCAAATAACCGCCAACATAACCAAATTTCATGTAATTTACCTGATAAATTCCGGGGTGAATTATCCAACATTCGCGCTAACTGCATTGTAATTGTCGAAGCACCAGAAACAATTTTTTGATGATAAACAGCATCTTTAATAGCGCGAACGACAGCTTTTAAATCTAAAGCACCATGTTGATAAAAATTACCGTCTTCTGCTGCCAAAATAGCGTTAATAAATTGGGCTGAAACTTGATTTAATGGTACAATTGATGTATGTTCTTGGTCATGAGTGAGGATAGTTCCCAGTGGTAAATTATTACGATCTGTAAACTGCAAAGCTAACTGCTTTTGGGCGATATCCTGACTATGAATAGGCGCAAAATAAGGCATTATCCGCACAATAAAACAGACAATAATTACAGTCAGGATATATTTATTGCGATAACGGAAATAAGATTTTATCTCACGCAGAGTCGCAGAGACGCGGAGAGGAAGAGTTTTAAGTTTCATAGGTTTATGTTTCAGTTGTTGTTAAGGAGATTTCACAAAAAAGTAATATTTCTTCAAGATTAAGAATTGTATTAATTTGGGGAACTCATCACATCCAATTGGTTATCTATATAAGTAGCTTGGGTTCTGTAGGTTGGGTTGACGTAAGGAAACCCAACATTGTGGAGATTTTGTTGGGTTGTGCTGTCGCTTAACCCAGACTACAAATTTAAAGTTTTTTATTTATTTAACAATATGAACAGCAAATTAGGAAAGTTCCTATTTATCATCACCTTAATATTAGGTATAGCTGGTTGTAATTTTGTTGGTATCACCCCAGGTAAGGAAAAATTACCCACAGTTGCACAACTTACACCCCCAAAATTACCAGACTGGATAGAACAAATCAGTCCTTTAGGCGATGCAAATACTCTCAGTCAAGTTCGTGTTCGTTTTAAGGAAGCTTTAATTCCCGTTGAAAGTATTGATAGTCCCCAACAGCAGAATTTATTAACTAAATTTGCGATTTGGCCACCTTTACCGGGTAGATTTCGGTTTTTAACACCGCGTATGGTGGGGTTTCAAGCTGATAAAGCACTACCTAAAGCGACGCGATTACAAGTTACTCTCAAAGCGGGTTTGGCAGATTTGAAAAATCATCGTTTAGTGGAAGATTTGGCTTGGACATTTAACACAGAAGCGATCAAAATTACCAATCTACCTGGTGTTAACCCAATTGAAAAAGCCGAAGTTGAACCGATTGATTTACAGCCTAAGTTACAATTCACCTCAAATTTAGAATTAGATTTAGATTCTGTACAAAAACATTTGCAACTAATTCCTGAAGGAAAAACCCAAGGGGTGAGTTTTCAAGTAGATTTAGGAAAATCAGAACAAGCCGAAAATTTAGATCCTTTAGAAAAATTTGATCCTTATGCACGAAATTGGATTTACAATATTACTCCTAGTCGAAATCTGGAAAAAGCTAAATCATACCGTTTAAAATTTTCTCCTGGTATCCTTCCTGCTTATGGAAACTTACCCAGTGATAAAGAGTTTGTTAGTAAGTTAACCACTTATTCACCATTAGCATTTCAAGGAATTAAACCTTACGGAAAACCAGACGCAGGGGGAACTTATGGTAGATTTGTTAAAGGGAGTCCTCAGTTAGAATTTAATAACATCTTATTACCAGATTCCGCGAAAGCAAATATTAAAATTAATCCAGCACCTAAAAATATTGATAGAGTGCTGCCAATCTATGATGAAGATAGAATTGTGAGTGTTAATCCTTATGCTTTAGAACCTGCTACCACTTATACAATTAATATTGACAGAAATCTCAAAGATAAGTTTGGGCAAACTTTAGGTAAACCTGTATCCATTAAATATAATACTGGAGATTTAGCTGGGGAAATTAGGGTTCCTGCTGATTTAAATATTTTTCCCACAAATCAGAATTTACAGTTAAATATTAATACTGTCAATTTACCAGAATCTAAATATAAAGCAAATTATCGTGTTGTTAAACCTACAGATTTAGTTTACACGAATTATGCAAATTATTTATTACCCAAACCTGAACAATGGCAAATTTACAAAGTATCGGGTAGAAAAAATCAATCAGTTAATGTAACTGTTCCCCTGAAAGATAAATTAGGTGATACTCAGGGAATGTTAGCTTATGGAGTGCAAGCAAGAACTAATAAATATCAAGAAAATAATAAACAATTATGGAGAGAACCAACGACTTATGGAATGGTACAATTAACCAATTTAGGTGTATTTAGTCAATGGTTTCCAGAGTCAGGTTTAATTCGAGTTCATCATCTGAGTGATGGTTCACCGGTTAAAGCTGCAAATATTGAAATCTATCAATCCAAATTATATGAAAAATCAGGTTCTCAACCTGTACCTTGTGCAACGGGTAAAACTGATGAAAACGGAACTTTAAGAATTGAGAATGATGAATTTAAAGAATGTAATACGAATAATGATAAACTGCCAAATTTCTTAATAATTGCCCGTGAAAATCAAGATTGGGCATTTGCGAGAACTCAAGAATACAGCGGTAGTTATGGTTATGGTATTGATGCAGGTTGGGACAATGGTAAACCAATATCACGAGGTGTAATTTTTTCTGATAGACAGTTATATCAACCAGGTGAAAAAGCTGCGTTTACTGCTTTCGCAGATTATTTAGAAAAAGGTGAAATTCAACAAGATAAAAATTCAAACTATCAATTAACTCTATTTAGTCCCAATGGGCAAAATTCCGATTTAGGTACACAAACTACAAATCAATTTGGTACATTTTCTCTAGAGTTACCTATTCAGAAAACTCAACCTTTAGGTTTTTATAAAATTAAAGCTAAAGGTAAAAATGGACGAGAAATATCTGGTGAATTTCGGGTTGCTGAATTTAAACCACCGAATTTTAAAGTTGATTTACAGCTAAATCAAAAATTTGCGTTAATTGGTGATAAAGTAAATGCTGATGTCAGCAGTAATTATTTATTTGGTTCACCTGTACAAGGAGGAGAAGCCAAATATTTTGTAACTCGTCAGCAAACTAATTTTATTCCCAAAGGTTGGGAGGAATTCAGTTTTTCTAGACAGTGGTTTTGGCCCGAAGAAAGTCCGAATGTCTCTAGTGATGTTTTACAAACTAATACCCAATTAGATGCTGGTGGTAAAAATAGTCAAACGGTAACTGTAGGAAAAGATTTACCCTACCCAATGACTTACCGTGTAGATGTACAAGTTGCAGATGTTTCTAATTTGTCGGTTGCTAACTCCCAAACTTTCACGGCTTTACCCAGTAACAGACTTATTGGTTTAAAAAGTAATTTTGTCGCTGATGCTGGAAAGGCTTTTCCTGTGGAATTTATTGTTAGTGATGCGACAGGAAAACCTTTAGAAAATGAACGAGTCAGTTTAGAATTACAACAAATAAAATATAGCAGTGTTACCCAAGTAGTTGAAGGTAGCAGAACTCCCAAAAATCAAATTGAATATCAGACGATTGCGAAAACTGAAGTTACATCTTCTAGTATTCCACAAACGGTAAATTTGACACCAAAAGAATCAGGTTCTTACCGCATCCGTGCTAGTTTTATTGGTAGTAGAGATGAATTTACAGCTACAGATTTACAAATTTGGGTAACGGGAGAAAATCCAGTATTTTGGGGTGGGAATGAAAAGGATAAATTGGAAGTTAAGTTAAATAAAAAAGAATTTAAAGTTGGTGAAATCGCAACTGCTTTAATTCAATCTCCCTACCCAGAAGGAGAATTATATTTTGCAGTAATTAAAGATAAACCTCTCTATCAACAAGTTATCAAAGTTAAGGGAGGTGCGCCCCAAATTCAGTTTACTGTCACCCCAGAAATGTTACCTAATGCTGCTGTAGAAGCGGTGTTAGTCAGACAAGGAAAACCAATAAACCAAGTAGAACCACAAAATTTAGAAAGCTTAGATAAGTTAGCGCGGATTGGTTTTGCACCTTTTAAAGTTAATTTGTCAGAT
This window encodes:
- a CDS encoding TIGR01777 family oxidoreductase, coding for MKVAITGATGFVGSRLVKRLQDEGNRVLVLSRNTNSAHKVFPSQAFPNVEILGYTPGVSGAWQDAVAGCDGVVNLAGEPIAEERWTPERKQAILNSRKLGTQKIVEAIAKANPKPSVLVNASAIGYYGTSETATFEENSPSGQDFLAQVCQEWEAEAQKVADAGVRLVILRFGIVLGHGGALGKMITPFKLFAGGPIGSGRQWFSWIHLDDIVNLIIQALTKSNMQGVYNATAPNPVRMADLSNTMGQVMNRPSWLPVPGFALEAMLGDGAIVVLEGQKVLPQRTQASGFNYQYPNLQSALKEILK
- a CDS encoding iron-sulfur cluster assembly accessory protein, yielding MTQATQTQERGILLSEAALRQVKTLQANQGQDLCLRVGVRQGGCSGMSYMMDFEDISKITPQDDVFDYDGFKIICDRKSLLYLYGLMLDYSDAMIGGGFQFTNPNASQTCGCGKSFGV
- a CDS encoding tetratricopeptide repeat protein, producing the protein MTITIEELFDTGLERYKAGESPETLIPVFKEVCDRSPKASSAWICLAWLYLLDNKAKLAYTAANKAVKLNPQDPQARINLALAMLETGQKGLREHIDFAQQLIFVNKEWEEEVKNSIEDGLTRKPDWQSLAKVKKWLFEE
- a CDS encoding DUF6930 domain-containing protein, with amino-acid sequence MTSFNRSTSRRLKKLTQIPSIWEGDRRPLSSSTPSRDSEESKGECILWVDGSQGIVRGMDVVSPDLGPEAIVRTLMRAMEHPQSPAKPARPQRIVVKDREIQFYLRGVLQDLDIAIDYAPELPLIDELFRSFADILDSQIPDLPPQYAQILNEKAFAVWEAAPWNFLEEQQILSIEINKWDVGTLYASVMGMLGMEYGVLFYRSEDSLKRFRADVLQDEESGHGLEAAFLKQDCLFLTFDQVDEDEDEDEDLADLPLSEIEPTFGNIHPLEGLRSVLYDEEALVMYVAIESLIRFVRDYRHQLYEEDFPVINRRYRISLPHPDEATKSVSVTVSTMPELAAELEEMAGFDISDEEDLDATEFRSLRDDLIPEDSFLSLGVISWEMLKSLRQEVNYHAVQEINQTGDGLPVILIQTSRPKAKTVIENIQAAGGLNAICFNPGANPLDGERYDLGLLQTENGDLFLFGEFLDQDPTHVEARKKWNQRCQLTNGYCGLIIAKGLTGASRGNPQLKDMMALFEARSLSSQDLGIGTLQLMPQLEFE
- a CDS encoding SRPBCC family protein, with amino-acid sequence MAEWLEHSVQVEVEAPIELVWGLWSDLEQMPKWMKWIDSVKILPDDPEISLWKLSTGGLDFSWKSRILKVVPNQIIQWESVDGLPNQGAIRFYDRHAGSIVKMTISYAIPGIIGKLMDNLFLGRVVESTIQADLERFKEYALNAKGD
- a CDS encoding CopG family transcriptional regulator gives rise to the protein MIMTNKKWAVKRITVNLATQEAEKLEKYCQQTGRPATDVIRELIRSLPLSEDTKEKG
- the zds gene encoding 9,9'-di-cis-zeta-carotene desaturase; amino-acid sequence: MRVAIVGAGLAGLATAVDLADAGCEVQIFESRPFVGGKVGSWVDSDGNHIEMGLHVFFGCYYNLFELMEKVGAGENLRLKEHSHTFINKGGRTGALDFRFITGAPFNGLKAFFTTSQLSLQDKLQNAIALGTSPIVRGLVDFEGAMRNIRDLDKISFSDWFYRHGGSKGSIKRLWNPIAYALGFIDCDHISARCMLTIFQFFAVRTEASILRMLEGSPHEYLHKPIIEYLEARGTKIYTRRQVREIQFAESEAETHVTGIVVAQGDTEELITADAYVCACDVPGIQRVLPQAWRKWSEFDNIYKLDAVPVATVQLRFDGWVTELEDAEKRKQLNHAVGIDNLLYTADADFSCFADLALTSPADYYRPGEGSLMQLVLTPGDPFIKESNEAIAQHVLKQVHELFPSSRDLNMTWYSVVKLAQSLYREAPGMDAYRPDQKTPIPNFFLAGSYTQQDYIDSMEGATISGRRAAKVILESVKK